In Plasmodium malariae genome assembly, chromosome: 11, the following proteins share a genomic window:
- the PmUG01_11015700 gene encoding Plasmodium exported protein, unknown function produces MNSFSILNVNKNSRNETNVGKKWTVITSLLPTLGKSCRKYASLNIFTVFISLNLLYFLFSNYYSPYWNVKDHVKSPNSRNVFQSDIELRHRRIVAEQSSSLRPWERDFQIVKDINDKKLKRHNSPYLKEYNDLNMINQISANSSTKWKTVLKEMREHYDECTRNMDDKWKNYIWYNVWAKLYLQKAHDAINKTLADLNNSYVYKEKAINTWFQNTKEDMDLFISHIKSCLKNKHNNDEKKKINLDNIKIPTLRK; encoded by the exons atgaatagtttcagtattttaaatgttaacAAAAATTCAAGGAATGAAACTAATGTAGGAAAAAAATGGACTGTAATAACATCACTATTGCCTACATTGGGAAAATCCTGTCGTAAATATGCAagcttaaatatatttaccgtttttattagtttaaacttattatactttttattttcaaattattattcaCCTTATTGGAATGtgaa GGACCATGTAAAAAGCCCAAACAGTAGAAACGTATTTCAAAGTGATATAGAATTAAGACATAGAAGAATAGTGGCTGAACAAAGTAGTTCTCTTAGACCTTGGGAAAGGGATTTCCAAATAGTAAAAGATATAAACGACAAAAAACTTAAAAGGCATAATTCACCATACTTGAAGGAATACAATGATTTAAACATGATAAATCAAATAAGTGCAAACTCTTCTACAAAATGGAAAACtgtattaaaagaaatgagAGAACATTATGATGAATGTACGCGTAATATGGACGacaaatggaaaaattatatttggTATAATGTATGGGCAAAActttatttacaaaaagcACATGATgctataaataaaacattagcagatttaaataattcttatgtatataaggaaaaagcTATTAATACTTGGTTCCAGAATACTAAAGAAGACATGGATCTTTTTATATCGCACATTAAGAGTTGCTTAAAGAATAAgcataataatgatgaaaaaaaaaaaataaatctggataatattaaaatcCCAACATTACGAAAGTAA